A genome region from Euphorbia lathyris chromosome 4, ddEupLath1.1, whole genome shotgun sequence includes the following:
- the LOC136226993 gene encoding transcription factor bHLH18-like — translation MEISSLGALTELGMDESSFIDQWTMNSIDELSLLPLVAAFGENMQNSLSHSNFNHNNNNNICPSGRPIKQLKPNGCQYPPQFPYPQQAAFSPNFLSFVNSTNSNQMGTLLKPKEETLCSRSINSPPSDHNHYHNMLLSQSNTLADQDYAFKACQGGKRMSSPNSSVKVSQSQDHIIAERKRREKLSQRFIALSAIVPGLKKMDKASVLGDAIKYLKQLQERVKILEEETKKKTMECAVIVKKSQLVFSETDQISSSDESFSKDPLPEIEARICEKHVLIRIHCEKRKGVLEKTVAEIEKLHLSVINTSVLTFGCSALDVTIIAQMDNEFTMPLKDLVVNLHSAFKLI, via the exons ATGGAGATTTCTTCACTTGGTGCCCTAACTGAACTT GGCATGGATGAATCAAGCTTCATAGATCAGTGGACAATGAACTCTATTGATGAACTAAGCTTATTACCATTAGTAGCAGCATttggggagaatatgcaaaattCATTATCTCACTCAAATTTCaatcacaacaacaacaacaacatttGTCCTTCTGGTAGACCCATAAAGCAACTCaaaccaaatggatgtcaataTCCACCTCAATTTCCATATCCACAACAAGCTGCTTTTTCCCCTAACTTTCTTTCCTTTGTCAATTCAACAAATTCCAATCAAATGGGAACTCTTTTGAAGCCTAAAGAGGAAACATTGTGTTCTAGAAGCATCAATTCTCCCCCTTCTGATCACAATCATTATCATAATATGCTTCTTTCACAAAGTAATACCCTTGCTGACCAAGATTATGCATTCAAGGCTTGTCAAGGAGGTAAGAGGATGAGTAGTCCTAATAGTTCTGTTAAAGTTTCTCAAAGCCAAGATCACATTATTGCGGAACGAAAGCGGCGCGAAAAGCTCAGCCAGAGGTTCATTGCTCTATCTGCTATTGTTCCTGGCCTCAAAAAG ATGGACAAGGCTTCTGTGCTTGGAGATGCAATAAAGTACTTGAAACAATTGCAAGAGAGGGTTAAGATACTTGAAGAGGAAACAAAGAAGAAAACAATGGAATGTGCTGTGATTGTGAAGAAATCTCAACTGGTTTTTAGTGAAACAGACCAAatttcatcatctgatgagagTTTCTCCAAAGACCCTTTACCAGAAATTGAAGCAAGAATCTGTGAAAAACATGTGTTAATCAGAATTCACTGTGAGAAAAGAAAAGGGGTTTTGGAGAAAACTGTTGCTGAAATTGAAAAACTACATCTTTCTGTAATTAACACTAGTGTTCTTACATTTGGGTGTTCTGCTCTTGATGTCACCATTATTGCTCAG ATGGATAATGAATTCACCATGCCATTGAAGGACCTTGTGGTGAATTTACACTCAGCTTTCAAGCTCATATAA